In Curtobacterium sp. MCPF17_002, one genomic interval encodes:
- the recQ gene encoding DNA helicase RecQ, protein MSTTPAPAVVPAGAAVSPSRAAALEVLRGVWGYDDFRGEQAAIIEQVVSGGDALVLMPTGGGKSLCYQVPALVRDGVGVVVSPLIALMQDQVDALAANGVKAAFLNSTQGPDERARVERAVVSGEVDMLYLAPERLRLESTRALLDRARIALFAIDEAHCVAQWGHDFRPDYLELSVLHERWPTVPRIALTATATPQTHREISARLGLDDAAHFVADFDRPNIQYRIEPKTGALQQLLTFIRTEHSGDAGIVYCLSRNSVERTATALAQQGIQALPYHAGLDAAVRARNQSTFLREDGIVMVATIAFGMGIDKPDVRFVAHLDLPKSVEGYYQETGRAGRDGQPATAWLAYGLNDVVQQRRMIDQSEGDAAHRRQLSAHLDAMLALCETIECRRVRLLAYFGQESTACGNCDTCIAPPESWDGTVPAQKLLSTVVRLDRERGQRYGVSHLVDILVGKPSPRVQELRHESLATFGIGNDLGEAEWRGVARQILAQGYAAVSGDGFGTIVLSPTSADVLGGKVTVRMRRDPVKAPRGSRVRRAVVTDMPQEAVGLFETLRAWRAAQAREQGVPAYVVFNDATLRGIAAVKPADEDQLAEISGVGGAKLERYGRAVLDVVAAAD, encoded by the coding sequence ATGAGCACCACGCCCGCGCCCGCCGTCGTGCCTGCCGGTGCCGCCGTCTCGCCGTCGCGCGCTGCCGCGCTCGAGGTCCTGCGCGGCGTGTGGGGCTACGACGACTTCCGCGGCGAGCAGGCCGCGATCATCGAGCAGGTCGTCTCCGGCGGTGACGCCCTCGTGCTCATGCCGACCGGTGGCGGCAAGTCACTCTGCTACCAGGTGCCCGCGCTCGTGCGCGACGGCGTCGGGGTCGTGGTGTCGCCGCTCATCGCCCTCATGCAGGACCAGGTCGACGCCCTCGCGGCGAACGGCGTCAAGGCCGCGTTCCTCAACTCGACGCAGGGGCCGGACGAACGTGCCCGGGTCGAGCGCGCGGTCGTGTCGGGCGAGGTCGACATGCTCTACCTCGCACCCGAACGACTCCGGCTCGAGTCCACCCGCGCGCTGCTCGACCGCGCGCGCATCGCCCTGTTCGCCATCGACGAAGCACACTGCGTCGCGCAGTGGGGCCACGACTTCCGGCCGGACTACCTCGAACTGAGCGTCCTCCACGAGCGCTGGCCGACCGTGCCGCGCATCGCCCTGACCGCCACCGCGACGCCGCAGACCCACCGCGAGATCTCCGCCCGGCTCGGCCTCGACGACGCCGCGCACTTCGTCGCCGACTTCGACCGGCCGAACATCCAGTACCGGATCGAGCCGAAGACCGGGGCGCTGCAGCAGCTCCTCACCTTCATCCGCACCGAGCACAGCGGCGACGCTGGCATCGTCTACTGCCTGTCCCGCAACTCCGTCGAGCGCACCGCGACGGCGCTCGCCCAGCAGGGGATCCAGGCGCTGCCGTACCACGCGGGCCTCGACGCGGCGGTGCGCGCGCGCAACCAGTCCACGTTCCTGCGCGAGGACGGCATCGTCATGGTCGCCACGATCGCCTTCGGCATGGGGATCGACAAGCCGGACGTCCGGTTCGTCGCGCACCTGGACCTGCCGAAGTCGGTGGAGGGCTACTACCAGGAGACCGGTCGGGCCGGGCGCGACGGGCAGCCCGCGACCGCGTGGCTCGCCTACGGCCTGAACGACGTCGTGCAGCAGCGCCGGATGATCGACCAGTCCGAGGGCGACGCCGCCCACCGACGCCAGCTCAGCGCGCACCTCGACGCGATGCTCGCCCTGTGCGAGACGATCGAGTGCCGTCGCGTCCGGCTGCTCGCCTACTTCGGGCAGGAGTCGACGGCGTGCGGCAACTGCGACACGTGCATCGCACCGCCCGAGTCGTGGGACGGCACGGTGCCGGCGCAGAAGCTGCTCTCCACCGTCGTCCGGCTCGACCGTGAGCGCGGGCAGCGGTACGGCGTCTCGCACCTCGTGGACATCCTGGTCGGCAAGCCGTCGCCCCGCGTGCAGGAGCTCCGGCACGAGTCGCTCGCCACGTTCGGCATCGGCAACGACCTCGGTGAGGCCGAGTGGCGCGGGGTCGCCCGGCAGATCCTCGCGCAGGGGTACGCCGCGGTGTCGGGCGACGGGTTCGGCACGATCGTGCTCAGTCCGACGAGCGCCGACGTCCTCGGCGGCAAGGTCACCGTCCGGATGCGTCGCGACCCGGTGAAGGCCCCGCGCGGCAGCCGGGTGCGCCGGGCGGTCGTGACGGACATGCCCCAAGAGGCCGTCGGGCTCTTCGAGACGCTCCGCGCATGGCGTGCCGCACAGGCCCGCGAGCAGGGTGTCCCGGCCTACGTGGTGTTCAACGACGCGACGCTCCGCGGCATCGCCGCGGTGAAGCCCGCGGACGAGGACCAGCTCGCCGAGATCTCCGGTGTCGGCGGTGCGAAGCTCGAGCGCTACGGCCGTGCCGTGCTCGACGTGGTGGCCGCAGCGGACTGA
- a CDS encoding CPBP family intramembrane glutamic endopeptidase, protein MSVPYHRLPRVDARWRWWRPFVALAFLAGWYIASQVLIAVAYFVPIGATQGAQGLMDLQNDLASGALDPTDPIVLSMSLVSLVVLLPGILLAVRIARVGPAGILSSVRFRVRWAWTAWCLLPTLVIAVVMFLFQTGGMFTFRGGFGWDHAAIGQSTVSLGTLTLTIVLVLLLVPFQGAAEEYIFRGFLMQTIGSWIPWRIVGTVVAVAVSTVVFALLHIPNGYNVWGILDVGSFGLIAAIIVLRTGGLEATVLQHAFNNIMIFVLQAPGWSRIDLTSSDANGTVGGWLLTLGTSLAFWGMVELLARWRKLDRRFAGREAPRFRGVAPAWAGGRQWLRPGGTGWAGAPARVDDVAGSGDGDGDGTGTGADRVENAVGVAGRP, encoded by the coding sequence GCTGCCCCGCGTCGACGCACGCTGGAGGTGGTGGCGCCCGTTCGTGGCCCTCGCCTTCCTGGCGGGCTGGTACATCGCGTCGCAGGTCCTCATCGCGGTCGCGTACTTCGTGCCGATCGGCGCGACGCAGGGCGCGCAGGGGCTGATGGACCTGCAGAACGACCTCGCGAGCGGTGCCCTCGACCCGACGGACCCGATCGTGCTGTCGATGTCACTGGTGTCGCTCGTGGTGCTGCTGCCCGGCATCCTGCTCGCGGTGCGGATCGCGCGGGTCGGACCGGCGGGCATCCTGTCCTCCGTGCGCTTCCGGGTGCGCTGGGCGTGGACGGCGTGGTGCCTCCTGCCGACGCTGGTCATCGCGGTCGTGATGTTCCTGTTCCAGACCGGCGGCATGTTCACGTTCAGGGGTGGCTTCGGCTGGGACCACGCGGCGATCGGCCAGTCGACGGTGTCGCTCGGCACGCTGACCCTGACGATCGTGCTGGTCCTGCTGCTCGTGCCGTTCCAGGGCGCGGCGGAGGAGTACATCTTCCGCGGCTTCCTCATGCAGACGATCGGCTCGTGGATCCCGTGGCGCATCGTCGGCACGGTCGTCGCCGTGGCGGTCTCGACGGTGGTGTTCGCGCTGCTCCACATCCCCAACGGCTACAACGTGTGGGGCATCCTCGACGTCGGTTCGTTCGGCCTCATCGCGGCGATCATCGTCCTGCGCACCGGGGGGCTCGAGGCCACCGTCCTCCAGCACGCCTTCAACAACATCATGATCTTCGTGCTGCAGGCGCCGGGGTGGTCGCGGATCGACCTGACCTCGTCGGACGCGAACGGCACGGTCGGCGGCTGGCTCCTCACCCTCGGGACGTCGCTCGCGTTCTGGGGCATGGTCGAGCTCCTCGCTCGGTGGCGGAAGCTGGACCGTCGGTTCGCCGGCAGGGAGGCGCCACGGTTCCGCGGTGTGGCCCCGGCCTGGGCAGGTGGCCGACAGTGGCTCCGGCCTGGAGGCACGGGCTGGGCGGGTGCACCGGCCCGCGTCGACGACGTGGCCGGGTCCGGTGATGGCGACGGCGACGGCACCGGCACCGGTGCGGACCGTGTGGAGAACGCGGTGGGTGTCGCCGGTCGGCCGTAG
- a CDS encoding lysophospholipid acyltransferase family protein — protein MSGSTKFTTTLSRAVVTPLARMLWRPRIVGRKNVPKRGPVILASNHRSFIDSPAITLMAPRKVSFLAKQEYFTGKGLRGAVSRAFFGGIGAIGVERGAGAAAQHALDLGLERLQAGEAFAIYPEGTRSLDGRIYRGRTGVAWLALTSGAPVVPVALTGTEDVQPVGSRLPKLAKVTIEFGKPLDLSSFGEASSGRARRHATDAVMAAIQELSGQEPANAYNNPPATIVERVRQALRRDDPTEAVEPD, from the coding sequence GTGTCCGGTTCGACGAAGTTCACCACCACGCTCAGCCGGGCGGTGGTGACCCCGCTCGCACGCATGCTGTGGCGTCCGCGGATCGTCGGTCGGAAGAACGTCCCGAAGCGCGGCCCCGTGATCCTGGCGAGCAACCACCGTTCGTTCATCGACTCCCCGGCGATCACGCTCATGGCGCCCCGGAAGGTCTCGTTCCTGGCGAAGCAGGAGTACTTCACGGGGAAGGGCCTCCGCGGTGCCGTGTCCCGCGCCTTCTTCGGCGGCATCGGCGCGATCGGTGTCGAGCGCGGTGCGGGTGCGGCCGCGCAGCACGCCCTCGACCTCGGGCTCGAGCGGCTCCAGGCGGGCGAGGCGTTCGCCATCTACCCCGAGGGCACGCGCTCCCTCGACGGCCGGATCTACCGGGGCCGCACGGGTGTGGCGTGGCTGGCGCTGACGAGCGGCGCTCCCGTGGTGCCCGTCGCCCTCACCGGCACCGAGGACGTGCAGCCGGTCGGGTCCCGGCTCCCGAAGCTCGCGAAGGTGACGATCGAGTTCGGGAAACCGCTCGACCTGTCCTCGTTCGGGGAGGCGTCGTCCGGCCGTGCGCGCCGTCACGCCACCGACGCCGTGATGGCCGCGATCCAGGAGCTCAGCGGGCAGGAGCCGGCGAACGCGTACAACAACCCGCCGGCGACGATCGTGGAGCGCGTCCGGCAGGCCCTCCGGCGCGACGACCCGACCGAGGCCGTCGAACCGGACTGA